The genomic segment CGCCATCTCAATCCTTCCCACGTCTTTGTCGATTGCCCTCCTCACAGATAATCACGGCCTGAGGAGACAATCGCTTGTTCTGCGCGACAAAAGCTGTGCATCAGCATCCGCCCCAACCCCATCGCATCATAAATCCCACGTCGCGATCCACCATGGCGCAAGACCCAAGTGACGGTATCGATCAGGAGCTGGTAGGTCACCGCAGCCAGCATTATATTTGGTATCGAAAAAAAATATCAACTCATCGCTAACCATCTTCCAGCTGAGCCATGCTCATCTCATCTCCGCCAACCACTATGCCGACCAGGCACGCGTCGACCTGAACCAAGTAACGAAGTGGTTAATGGCGGCGCCCCAAGTCGCGAAAGACAAAGCTCCCTTCTTCTGGACCTACCTCGATCGACCCCGCGACGGCCAGGTCTATCTTACATGGCAACCTCTCAAGAGGCTCGGAACCAACTTCGCTAGCGACGGCATGATCTGTGGACCCGAGCAGTACCATAGACAGGACGTTGGAAATGGATTGGTAGGCATCCTGTCGCATTATTGAAGGAATAATCTGACTTTATTTTCAGTCTCTCGAAATCCACTTCGTCAAGTCGGCATTCATTCCTGGCGAACAGGTCGCCATGCATGCTCGTCGCAGATTCCGCCTCGTACCCTCGCAGACCGGAGTAATGAACGCGCCCCAGCCAGACATCAGTCTCTGGATCGTTCATTACGGCCCTTCCGACCCCTCCGACCGCGTCCCTGTCAACCTGATCCCCGTGTCACAAGAGACCCAGCACATCATGGGGACTCGCAACCACCTTCAGAAGTGTGGTCAGATCGCACGAAAGGACTTCATGCTTTCGGATCGCGCGAGCTGGCCCTCGATCCAGTTCCCGCGCAATGGCGGACGGCCTCAGATGTACAACCCGCCGGCGCAGTCGCGGCGCGTGCCGCAGCAGATGGCCTATCCCCCGGCGGGTCCCCAGGGACGTCGTGGCCGCCAACAAGCACAGGCGCAGGCGCAAGcccagcagcaacaacaagCCTTGGCTCACGCCGAGGCTCTCCATGACGACGAAGAACTCGAGAAGGATCTCTTTGACCATCTCACCCCTAGAGACATTTCCTTCGCACGGTACCAACAAAACCATGAGTGGATGGAGGAGATTGTGTCTTCGCCCTACGGCCTCAGTCAGATTGCGCCCCCTGATCTCGGACTAGGCCTCAAGGGAGAGCTGGCACCTTTGACTGATGGCATCTTCTCAGCGCAGAGCGCAAACGCACTCACTGAGCCGCCCCAGAAGCCTTACATTGGACGGCTAGAGCCTGGCCTGGCTGATGAGTTCAGAAAACGGGTCCAGGAGCACCTCGATGCCACCAAGGCTGAGATGGAGAAGATGAAGGCGGAGCATGCAAAGAACCTGGCAAGCCTCAAGGCGAGCTCGGTATTCGTTGATGCGGAGAAGGATGTGAAAAAGTCCGTTCAGGAGCGTGGACCAGAGCCGTGGCGTCTGGAGGGTTACTCTGCCGATGCGGATGATAACTCCGGCCCGTGGTCACAGAAGCACAACAAGAAGGTGGACGAGATTGTGGCTCAGGTTGAGGCCAACCTGGGCCGGCACATCGAGGTCCTCCACAATGTGCACCGCATACAAGATGGCGGTTTCCAGGAACCCGCCCCTGAACCTGTTAAGGAGCCTTCACCAGTGCCGCCGCCGGCGAGCTCACCTCCCGCCCCGGCAGCTGGTGTAGATGCGAATGCCTCGGGATCACGGCGGCCTTCTCAGGCTGGTTCAAACCACAGTGGCGTGATGGTAGGCGATTCGGATATTGATATGGGAGGCACGGCAGCAGGACTACTCGACGAGGTGCACACTGGGTTCTCTGCCAACTCGACTCCTCTGAACAACTTCCCCACACCGCAAACACACATGTCCGCGTTGAACTCAAACGCAGGTACGCCAGCCAACGCAAATGTGCAGTCGCCCGCACCGGTCCCTCCTACTATTCAGGAGGAGACCGAGGCGCAGACTTCCACTGGCGCTCCTGCTGCCACGGGCGAGGATGTCACAATGGGCAACACAGAGTCCTCCAAAGATGCCTCTGCCACCGCGCCTGATCAAGGAACCGGCAGCGGTGAATGGGTCGTCGTGCCTAAGGGAGGCGCAACGCCCGACCCCTCCGCCGgagccgccgccaccaccgccacTGCAACTGAGGGCGACGCTGCCAAGCCTGCTGTCAAGCCCCCGTCTGCTGCCGGAACGCCAGCAGATACTCAGACGCCCGGCGGCTTCAGCTCACTGGGTGACCTGGACTCGGCCGGTGACGCCATGGCTGGCTATGGCGGGTCTATGGGCGATGGTCTGGATATGAACATGGAGATGGAGGACTCTGCGTTTGGCGATGCCTTCCACGGTGTGTCGAACACCAACACACCTGGGAACCAGTCTGAGGGCGGGGCTTAGGGGCCTATCGACCCGCATTTCGATTGGGATACCAAGTATTAGTGAGAGACTGGTGACTCGAAATGAGGGCAGTGTATGTTTAATGCGGCAAGGTGGCTCAGTCAGGCTGGTTGGGACCACTTTTTAGTTTTGTTTTCGAATTGGAGACGACAGGGCCTAAGGCATGTATGGTATTACAATCCACACGGATGGTTAAAGAATGGAATGAATTCAGTCTAGTTCAGGCTTCATGCTCTATTCGCACTTGCCACGATGATGTGTGGTCAAGGGTTACTACGTGTGAGCCCGGTGCCGTAAGGTGTTACATGTGAGGCGTGTAGTGAACAGGCCGCAGGAGAGAGCATTgggtaaatattaagtaaattGCGAGGTCTATTGACTTCGTCACGTAATGAATTGTATGAAGTTTCCACACGAAAAACCCCAGCGACGTTGGATATTCACATGGTTCAAGATCTACAATACCGAACTAGAAATTTACTTCAACGAGCATTGCCACTACCAAGATCACTGCAACCCGGCATTGAGTGCTGGGCTGAATGACGAGAATGAATACACATTGCTGAAGGCTTTGAGAGTATCCTTAAGGAGCTGGGATCTATGCTTGCGGAAACAACAGGGCGCTATCATCCCAAGGTAGGAGATAATTGATTGGGCTCAATGGTGTGACCAAACCCTTGACCGTGTACCGGTATTGCAGGTGAAGGGCCAATGACCAAGACCTCATGCCTTTTGCTCTTGGAATCCACAGGCTGAACAGCGTCAAACACGGAGAAAGAATGGTGATACATGGCGGTTCATCCCACAGCGAGCCCGGATTACGTTGACAGGGGCCGTGACCAGTGCGCTCCTGTTAGGGAGTAAGCGGGGAGAGAAGGCAAGGCCGCTAACACGGCCCCACCGTCTCCGCGTCGCACCGGGCGGGAGGTTTTAGGTTTGATCGGCGCTAGGTACAGACGTCTCAGCCGCAGGCTTTACACgaagccccccccccccccctttcccATGTCATCCCGACTTTTTCAACCTCCCTCTTCCCTCGAAGGTTCGAATGAATTAGCCCTTGTTTTTTCCCGGCTGCTCATCACTAATGGGAGATTAGACGAAAAAACACGCAACAAGGTGCTTTGCTGCCCATGGCTTGGGTTTACTGGCTCGATATGGGGCATCGTAGGGAGGTGTTGTCTGAAGTTTTGCTGGGCTTGCCCCCTGTACCCTTCCCCTTCCTTCACACGAGCTTAACTGTCCATCGTTAAGACGAAAGCTTTCTCAGGAGCTATGAAGAAAATCGACGAGCTTGATTTACATTGTGTAGATTGACGAACTACGGGGTCTACGCTTACATCTCTGCGTAATGCGCCACACTCTAGCAAGCGACTAGTGGAAAAACAAAAAGAGAGATGCCCAGCTGGAAATCGGCAGAAAGATGAAGCAAAGCCCAGGATCGCGAAACCACCCTTGGCCACTTACGAGATCCTCTCCCGCCGTCCCGCCATCGCCGCCCCTCCTTCCACCACACTTTTACCGCCGAGGTCCTTACCAAGTGGCTGAGTGTCGCTCTCGCAAATGTTTCTTGTGCCATCTGGGCAGCCATTGTAGTTCTTGGCCAAAGTCCACTTCACCGAATGGGACCAGGAGGTTTTCAACTTTGTGGTCCCGCCCTCTCCCCCGTCGTCGTACCGAGTCTCGGCCGATGAGACGTGGACCATGGTCGAAAACCCCCCCTGCCCAGCCTTTTTCTCCTTAAGCTTAGGATGACGTTCTGGGGAAATGGTGCGGTTTGTCCACGAGGCCCCCTGTCCAAGGAGTTATTGGACTTACACGCGCCGCtgcgagagagagaaagatcCATCCCATCGAAACTCTTCCCGGGAGGTGAGGATCTCGAAGTGGCTCCCCCTTCTTTTGCTTCCCCTTCTCTTCTGCTTCTTACACTTGATCTTCGTTTCTCCATTCACTTCTTGTTGCGCTGTTTTCGAGTTGCGTTTCTTCGATTCTGTCTGCTGACTGTTGTTCACTTCTTCTTTGAACgcccttcttttttttcaaACCTATCCTGCAGGTCAGCTTCACTTCAAGCATTCCGTTCGTTTTACACACGCCCGCCCCTTCGACTTTTTTCGATACCCGAGCCCAAGTTGGCCGACTTTTTTCTCTCTAatccaaaaaaaaaattacgaTTCTCAATACGTGGTTGCTTATCTTGGGTGGAACTCCGTACGATCTTTATACTCGACGCAAAACATCTTGAGGAAACAACAAGGAAATAAGATGCGATTTACCACGTCATTGAGGCTTTGGGTTTGCGCGGTTGCTGTGTCGGTATGCAATGCGCAGATCTCGAAGCCGAGAGCCGGGGATGTGTTGATGCCGAACCAGCAATTTGAGGTTGAGTGGCAGACGGCGGGCTTACAGGCCCCCATCAACGTTGACCTGGTTCCCAGTGGCAAGACGGACTTGTCAGTCATTGCGGAGAAGATTGCAGGTGAATTTATCCAAGCCAATTTGAACATCAAGTGGAAATCTTGATCTGTTAACCAAAAATGTCATGCAGTGCAAGTCGACAACGTCGGCCGTCTGAACTGGAACCCCAGCGCCTCCATCACAGCCTTTGAGAGCTTCGCCATCGTCATTACGGATTCTGCTCAGGCCGTCGTCGTCTCCGAACCGTTCAAGATCACCCAGCTCACGCAGCAGCCCGTCGTCCAGACGATTCTCGGGGCGGACCCGGCGCAGGTGGAGATCCTCACCGCGGCTGCTGGGCCCCCCAAGGTTGTGTACTCTGGCGCGTTGCCCGCTGAGGCTATCCCCGCCGGCGTCGCTGAAGCGGAAGCTGCCCCCACGGAGCCCGCTCTCGTCCAGCCTGAGGAGTCCAAGAATACTATCTCGAACGGCACTGCGCCTGGAGCCTCTCCTTCTCGACAGAGAACCGGCAAATCCAAGAAGCAGCCCGCGACCCCCAACGAGGACGCCAAACCTCGCAACTCTTCCAAACCGCTCACGAGCATCGCCGAGAAGAACCAGACACCTACGCCGATATATTCGACCATCCAGTCCGCCCCCTCCGCGCCCGCGTCGTTCCCGACATTATCAGCGACCAAGAACCAGACAGGAGTCCCAGGACGTGGCGCTGAGGTCACGCCCACGCCGATATACTCCACAATCCCGGACTCGGGCCCGGCATTCCCAAGTCTCTCGGTCACCAAGAACCAGACGGCGCCCGCGAACGCCGAGGTCACTCCTACCCCTATCTACTCCACGTTGCCCGATACACTCTCGAAGTTCCCGACCCTCGCGCCCACGAACAACCAAACAGCTCCGAGCGCCGAGGTGAGTTCCCCCTGGCTTCTTTCCCCTAGTCTAGCAAACACTAACAGCAGATCCAGCAGCCGGCCAAGAGCAAAGCGCCCGCCGCCACTCAACCAGCAGTAGAAGTCCCAGCAAACCGCACCAGCATCACGCCGGAAGCGCCACCCACGCCCTCCCTACCGATCGTAACTCTCCCAGTTCCTAAGAACAGCACCACCCCCGCCTCGCCCCCGGCCACAAGCGCGCCTCCCGTCCTCCCGAGCGCCGCGAACCCAGCATCAAACAGCAGCGCCACCCCTACAGGCCTGCCCGCCCTCCCCGTCACCGAGCCCGCCGCCGTGGCTCCCGTGCCCATCGCTGCCCCGTCGGCGCCTTCGAACCCGCCGAGCGACGGTACAGGCACGGCTGTGACGAAGCCTGAGCCCCAGACTTCTgacccggcggcggcgccgccGTCTGCCGCCAGTTCGAGCGGCGCGTTGCCTTACAAGGGGACTCTGCCTGCGGACGGCGGCGCGGTCAAGTCCGACGTCCCTGCGTCGACTACCGGTGACCCTACCGATACGGCTAGCGGGGTTTCGGTGACGCCTGTGCCTAGTACCACAGCTGGTGGCGGCAAGGAAAGCGAAAAGGGGGGCGACAAGAGCGGGGACGAAAGCGGTGGTTCCGGCAGTGGTTCAGGAAAGGGGTCAGGCCAAGACTCCGACACCGAATCCGATAGTGAGTCCGGCTCCGGCAGCGGTAGCAGCAGTATCAGTGGCAGCAACACGGGAGTCAGGCAACCCAGCACGTCCGTCTCTTCCACGGCAGCCATCGTGCCTACGCCCCAACCGCAACTTGGCGTCGGCATCGGCGCCACGCCCGTCGTCCAGATCGGACCCAGCATAACGTTGCCGTCGTCCCTCTGGACGTCCATGATCCTCGAGACGGCGGCCGGTTTCGCGGCGCCGAGTGGCGGGTCCTTTGCGGTGGCGACGTCTCCTGCTTTGCTTACGGTTCCTAATGCGGGTTGTAGGACGACGCAGGGGGGCGGGTATGTTGCTGCTGTTTTGGGTGCTGTGACTGCGCTTTTGGTTGTTGTTATGTAGGAGATGAGGGGACAGCGATTATAGGAATCGGGGACGGGGCGAGGGGGGTGGGTTTGGGTGTTGACTAGTGTGTGAACTCATTTTTATCGCACCTTCAATGATGGTACTATCAGGGAGGGAGGATATGAGGTTACATGTAGACAAAATGAGTAAACCGAGTTTCGAGATATCTCATTTTGGACTTTGAACGATGTAGCTTTTGACGATTTCAGGAGTTGAGTGTAGGGTTCAGCGAGTGTGGTCCGATCCTCCTCGAGTTGAGCTCACGGTCATGCCAAAACCATTCAGTTTAGAAGAATATATATTCATTCTGTTGCTTGTATAAGACACCACTAGATATGTTCAAGGTGCTGGATGACCGCACAATGATGAAGCAAAATCATTTCTCTAGTGGGACGGAAAGGGGCCAGGTCAGCAGTGTGATTGGGTAACATGTCACCGCCTCCTCACCATTCATTTACGCAGTGCTGGAGAAACAAAGATTCTCCGGCGTGCTCTCAAGACGATTTTGGTGGTGACCGTGCTCTGGGTGAATCGTCAATATCTCTTCTGAGAAGATTACATAAGTAGACGTTcatagcttatagtttaatactTGACCCTCGTGTGAGCACGCCGCTATGTACCTTTCCTTTCTACCCAAGAGGAATAAATCAAAAGTATGTAAACTACATGAACcaaaaagagttcacccccccggtgctgaactgggggctacatctcttggtGCTCATGCTGGGATTCGAACTCGGGTACTCGTATGCGCTaagcctgtcgtcgagtaggctgGTTGGCGTAGATAATTGATGTTGACCATTAACCACTCCACCACCCAGccagtttgacctgacccATCGACCTAGACGGGCGCCTCCTGGCTGGTGACAGGAATGGATTTGAGGGAGGGTATAAAGGCTTCCTCACCTGTATTCCATCTGATCTCGAGGTAAACAAGGTAGGCGAGGAAGGACCGCTGCGGAAATCTGCTGGAGATGAATCATCCACGGCCATCAAGGTGCCCAGTCTCATATGATACCGTTGCCCAGCACGGGAATGAAGATAAGGTAGAGTGCAATGCTACAATACCTAGCTCTTTCTTGAGCGTATCTATGGGAGCAATGGGAGTCTGATACGTTGACGACCATACCACCACCGTGATTGAGCCCTACCTCAATATTTGGCTAGGAAGTAAGACGATGCTTTTCATCACAATAGATCTGTTCTGTAGTGTATCATGTTCTGGGTGAGGAGTGGCGCCCCGCTGATCATTCTCTCTGATAATCGAACCTCGCATAAGAATAAACAAGGTCCCAACACAGGAATAATGAAGCGCTGTATTCAAGGGGTGCATCACACAGAGTTGTGCCGTCTACCTTGAATGATTTCATTGTCATTGACGATAGCGTAAGACGAACGAGCCCTAACTAAGGTACCTGAAAGTATCCGCTCCGTTTGAGATCGCCTCTGTATCTCATGTTCTCATGCCTTGAAATGCGTCAACTTTTGTGTGCCGGGCCTGTGTCTTGCAAACGATGATTACTCTGGCCATGCCGAATCTCTGAGCCCGGAATCGCAGTTTCTTGAATCAAAGATATCTTTCAACCAGTTTCCCAAGTGTCTCTTCCCAGTCATATTTCTCAGATCGGGGACAACCTTGAAGACCTTTAAACGATGGCTGACTGACTGGCGAATGACTTGATCACACCAAGGGCTATATCGTCGCCCGATCTAAAAGCCAGATACGATTTGGAATTCGAGTGGCCAGGCAAGGATGTAAATCAAATGTGAGTGGGTAtgtaaagactacgagaatCGTCACGTCTTACACGGTGAGGACCGGGCAGGCGTGAATATGCAGGATGTTGTTGATGACTAGGCGGATTACGCAGCGGCCTCAGCACTGGCCTTGATGCTGTAAGGGCCGAAGAATTCGGGGTCGTTGGAGAGTTCTTCCTTGACCTAGGGAAGGGATAACGTTAGTAATTGTGAGTCAGCAACGGCGCTGAGACTTTTCCACTTACGATATCAAGACCACCAACCAGCTCACCATCAACCCAGAGCTGAGGGTAGGTCGGCCACTCGGCATACTCCTTCAGGCCCTGTCGTACCTCATCATCTGCCAAGATGTTGAAGAAGCCGTACTTGACCGAGTGCTCTCTCAAGATGGCCACAAGCTGTCTTGAGAAGCCGCACTGAGGCGAGCTGGGGGTGCCCTTCATGAAGAGCATGACTGGCGCCGCCTTAACAAGGTCCGCCAGGCGCTTGAACAACTCCTCCTTGGCCTTGGCCGGGTCGACGGGCTCGTCGACTTGCATCGCGCTGGGACCATTCTCGACGCCCTGGTTGCCGTTTACCGTGGCAGCGGCGCCGGCGGGCTTCTTTGCGTGCGTCTCGATCGCGTTGCGGACCTTGACAGCGCTGCTACCGCTGACAGTCTCGAGGACTTGACCGTTGCGCAGGAGAACGAGGAAGGGCACGGCGGTGACGTTGTATGTCTCGCTAATGTCGCTGAGCTCTTCGGCGTTTATGGAAACCCAGGATGTCTGCGGGGGGCTGGTGACGGGGTATTCGGAGGCAAGGGTCGAGAGGACGGTAGCCATCTGGGCGCATGGGGCGGCCCATGGCGCATGGAAGGAGATGATGTGGAGGGTGGAAGGCGGGGTGGAGGCAATGTGCTTCTCCCAGTCGGCAAGACTGGTGATCTCCGTGATCGTCGACATTGTGCTTTTTTGGCGAATCGCGAATTCTTGGGATGGTCGGTTGTTGAAGGTGATGCGTTAAGGGTCTATTCGGGGTCAATCGGATAGAAGTGGCCGCAAGAGGGAATCGCGTGGAGTCGTAGAGTCTTGTGGAACGCACTCGAGAGGAAGGACGGGCTTGGTCGGACGTTGAATCGCGGAATGATAAGTCCAACGGCTGATAAACCACGGGTCTCCGATACGTCGGGTGGAGGGGTATTATTTGGAGGGGCAAGTCGTGATTTTTCGGGGTGGCTGCGATAGTATCGGGTATAGCGATCTCCGCGGGCAGGAGATGGGGTTGCTGCATGGGTTGATGACTGTAGGGGAGAAAGTCTCGAGTTGCGTCATCTGTCGCGATATTTACGTGGCATAATTACATATGTGAAGAATCCCACTCGGCGGGGACCACACGGGGGCATGCCCAAGCTGCCCCACTAGAGCAGCGCAGAGGCCCGAAGCGGAGAGCGAAAGCGGCAGGCACCTTCGGAGCACAGTGTGTCCTGTACTACTTCGTACGCCGCCTTCTCTGGCCCGCCCTGttcctcccctcccccccgTCCCCCTCCCAGGCTCCTAGTTACTGCCAGTCAGTCACTTTAGGTAGCTGCCCAGCCTGCCCCGCCTCGACACCTGGCCAGCGCTGAACAACGCTGAGCTGCGTAACCGACCGTCCGCGTATTGGATGCTGGCGGGACCGTGCTTCACCTCCAAGTTCTAGTTCCACCTGTGCTGCGCCTCTCCAACTCTCGGCTGTCCACGACTTTCTGCAATAGAAGAGAGGGCTGGTTTGCTACGTCAGCTTCTTGCCCGTCAGACATAGGCGACTCTCCGACGGAGACCTTTACGATTAAACATCTTCCACCCTACTATTATACCTCTTTCCCCCCTCACCAATCCCCCTCATCTACTGACGACTCAACGATCGACGACCACTGCTAGTCGAGCTTACTGCCCAAACTCGCAATGGCGTCACTCAATCTGTCCATCAACGGACCCTCGATCAAGAGCAGCTACCAGGGAGTCATCAACGGCCCGCCCCCAAACTCGAGCTCCCCGACATACGCTCAATGGGCCTTGTTCTCAGTTCAGGCTCCTTTGGCCAATGCTTTCCAAGACAGCGGCAACAAGGAGAGTGTGCTGAAGGTCCAGAGCACTGGTGGTAAGTTCCCCCGCTCTTTCGCCCGAGCTCCCGACCTCGCTCGGGGGAAGACAATGCGCTGACATGTGTCCTTTCCCACGTAGATGGCGAGCTCTCGGAGCTCATCGAAGACTTCAACGAGGGCCGCATCCAGTTCGCTTTTGTCAAGGTCAAGGATCCCAACTCTGGCCTCCCCAAGCACGCCCTAATTGCTTGGTGCGGAGGCGGTGTCCCCGAGAGGACCAAGGGCTACTTCACCACCCATACCGCCGCCGTTTCCAAGATCCTCCACGGCTACCACGTCCAGATCACCGCTCGTTCAGACAGCGACCTCGAGCCAGAGAGCGTCATGCGCAAGATTGCCGATGCCTCCGGTGCCAAGTACTCAGCAGGCGGTTCCACGTCTTCCGCTGCCCCACCTCCGGTTGCCTCTAAGCCCGTCTTCACACCCACCACATCATCAAGCGGCGTCAACCCCATCGTCGCCGCGCGAAACCGCAAGCCCGCAGGTGTCGACGAGGATGGCTGGGGAGACGATGCGCCTCAGGTGACTCGGTCCCAGCTGGAGAAGGTCGAATCTGCGTACAAGCCCACCAAGGTCAACATGGCAGAGCTCACGAAGCAACGGCAAGAACCCTCCGGCTTCAACGGAAACGGCTCCCAAGACAGGCCTGATGTCGTGAAGGGCGCATACCAACCCGTTGGAAAGGTGGACATTGCTGCGATTCGCGCCGCAGCGAAAAACCAGCAGGATGACAGGCCTGTCCCGGTCAAGGGTGCGTACGAACCCATCGGCAAGGTCGACATTGCAGCTATTCGCGCCAAGGCACAGAAGCCCTCAGAGGCTGCGGCACAGGAGCCCGAGGAAGACGAGCGGCCTAAGTCGCTGGCCGAGCGAAGTGCCGCATTCAACCAGTCAGAACGCTTGACGTCACTGCCGAAG from the Colletotrichum lupini chromosome 3, complete sequence genome contains:
- a CDS encoding glutaredoxin gives rise to the protein MSTITEITSLADWEKHIASTPPSTLHIISFHAPWAAPCAQMATVLSTLASEYPVTSPPQTSWVSINAEELSDISETYNVTAVPFLVLLRNGQVLETVSGSSAVKVRNAIETHAKKPAGAAATVNGNQGVENGPSAMQVDEPVDPAKAKEELFKRLADLVKAAPVMLFMKGTPSSPQCGFSRQLVAILREHSVKYGFFNILADDEVRQGLKEYAEWPTYPQLWVDGELVGGLDIVKEELSNDPEFFGPYSIKASAEAAA